DNA sequence from the Vicinamibacterales bacterium genome:
CCGCCTTGTCATTGCGCTTAGCAATGCGGGCCTGTTCGCGCTGCCGCTTGTTCGTGGTTGGTCTGGAACGGTGTGCCATGGTCATCTCCTCCCCGCCCGCCCGAGGGCAGGTTTTAACCGCCCGTATTCATCTGAGACACAGTATGATACTGCAACTTTCTCAGAGGACCTTATTTGCCGCCACGTGTACATCTAATCAATCCCAGCAACCTGTCCTTCGGCGTAGCGGTGATTACGCCGCGCTGGCTCTATGTGCTGGCGGCGGCCACCGGCACCCGCTGGGGTGACCCGAACATCATCGACGAGACGCTCGAGCCGTTCGACGTCTCGCAGGTGAACCGCGGGGACGTGGTCGGCATCGGCATCCACACCGGCAACGCGTTGCGCGGCTATGAGGTGGGGCGGCTGGTGCGCGAGCGCGGCGCCTGGGTGGTGTTCGGCGGCATCCATGCGACGCTGTTCCCCGAGGAAGTGCTCCAGCACGGCAGCGCGCACGCCGTGGTCAAGGGGGACGGCGACATCGTGTGGCCGCGCGTCGTGGCGGACTGTTTCGCCGGCGCTCCGCAGCCCACGTACGACGGCGGGCGCATTGCGGGCGATCAGTTCGTGCCGGCGCGCTGGGACCTGCTGCCCAGGGACAAGTACATGTGGGCGTCCGTGCAGACCGTGCGCGGCTGTCCGAAGCACTGCTCGTTCTGTTCGGTGTGGCGCACCGACGGCCAGGAACCCCGCCAGCGCGAGATCGATCGCGTGGTCGCCGAGGTCGTGCAGCTGCGCCGGATCGGCTTCCGCTTCATCGCGCTCGCCGACGACAACTTCTATCCGGTCTCGTTCGAGGACCTGAAGATGGCGCGGCGCCGCGCCGACAAGACGCGCCTCTACGAGCTGGAGGCGCTGCGCGCGGAGCGCTTCGCCCTGATGGCGCAGCTCGAGCAGCTGCCCGGCGACACCGTGTTCTTCACCCAGATCACGATGGAAGCGGCGGAGGATCCCGAGTTCCTCGACGCGATGAACCGGGCGCACATCCGCGGAGCGCTCGTCGGCGTCGAAGCGGTGACCCCGGCGGGGCTCAAAGACGTCTACAAGGGCTTCAACCTCTCCGGCGACGAGCTGATCGCCAGGCTGAAACAGTTCCGCAAGCATGGCGTCCACGTCCTCGGCTCCTTCATCTTCGGCCTGCCGAGCGATCGCAAGGACACGTTCGGCGCGACGGTCGCGCTGGCCGACAAGGCGGATCTCACCTTCGCGCAGTTCGTGCTGCTCACCCCGTTCCCCGGCACCCTCGATTTCGAGAAGTGGGCCAAGGATCCGCGGCACAGTGCGACGACCGTCGACGGCGTGCCGATCACCCAGCACTGGCTGATCCCCGAACCGCGGCGGCCGAAGCTCTACACCGAGCATCCGACGATGGCGCTGGAAGAGATTCGCGTCGGCGCCCAGGGGGCGTGGGACGAGTTCTACAGCATGCCGCGCATCTGGGCGCGCGCGTCCCGGTCGGTGAAGTCGGTCAAGGGCAAGCTCGCCTTCGTCCTCATCTCCAAGCTCTATCGCCAGATGTACGCGAATACCGGGATCGCGACCGACAGCGCGCGCGTCCAACGCTCGGCCAAGTCCGCGCGGCTGATCGGCAGGGCGGCGGCGCAGCTGTTCCGCGGCCGGCCGATGCCGGATCTGCCGATGCCCCGTCCGGTGGTCGCGCAGCGGGAGCCCCAGGCGAGCTGATCGACAGGTCATGAAGCGGCTGCTGGCGGCGGCGGCTCTGGCGGTCGTCGCGGCCTGCG
Encoded proteins:
- a CDS encoding radical SAM protein — encoded protein: MITPRWLYVLAAATGTRWGDPNIIDETLEPFDVSQVNRGDVVGIGIHTGNALRGYEVGRLVRERGAWVVFGGIHATLFPEEVLQHGSAHAVVKGDGDIVWPRVVADCFAGAPQPTYDGGRIAGDQFVPARWDLLPRDKYMWASVQTVRGCPKHCSFCSVWRTDGQEPRQREIDRVVAEVVQLRRIGFRFIALADDNFYPVSFEDLKMARRRADKTRLYELEALRAERFALMAQLEQLPGDTVFFTQITMEAAEDPEFLDAMNRAHIRGALVGVEAVTPAGLKDVYKGFNLSGDELIARLKQFRKHGVHVLGSFIFGLPSDRKDTFGATVALADKADLTFAQFVLLTPFPGTLDFEKWAKDPRHSATTVDGVPITQHWLIPEPRRPKLYTEHPTMALEEIRVGAQGAWDEFYSMPRIWARASRSVKSVKGKLAFVLISKLYRQMYANTGIATDSARVQRSAKSARLIGRAAAQLFRGRPMPDLPMPRPVVAQREPQAS